A genomic stretch from Plasmodium cynomolgi strain B DNA, chromosome 8, whole genome shotgun sequence includes:
- a CDS encoding RNA binding protein (putative), translated as MIGRIINVEIAKRNEPHDPTPGEYKGIQNMIKRNGMRYDFYGRRYDRPFDRRRYDTRRPYPYYRDHVQSFGYHRNSSYRHYDRYGRNAYDDHRHYDRRSIDDKYYKRNDYYKRNTRGSDDEREYSRDDSRRKKRYERSRKSTSISNSERRHYRNNSSIER; from the exons atgatagGGCGTATTATTAACGTAGAAATAGCCAAGCGAAACGAGCCGCACGATCCAACCCCGGGAGAGTACAAGGGAATTCAAA ATATGATCAAACGAAACGGAATGAGGTACGATTTTTATGGCAGAAGATACGACAGACCTTTTGACAGAAGAAGATACGACACAAGAAG GCCCTACCCATACTACCGAGACCACGTCCAAAGTTTCGGCTACCATCGCAACAGTTCGTACAGACATTACGACAGATACGGAAGGAATGCATATGATGACCATCGACATTACGATCGAAGGTCCATAGACGATAAATACTACAAGAGGAATGATTATTACAAAAGAAACACCAGGGGCAGTGACGATGAAAGGGAGTACTCCAGGGATGACAGTAGAAGAAAGAAACGATATGAACGAAGCAGAAAGTCGACCAGTATTTCGAATAGCGAGAGGAGACACTACAGGAATAATTCTTCCATCGAAAGGTGA
- a CDS encoding hypothetical protein (putative) produces MGNQVASKVFYKNNDTKKNVADEIKHYEDENKKRENGRFPPGGLSKGEKWQQGDEQAKQRLPQTAAQNSSVEHLKNNEIEKIKQENFYMFDESLNSNDVKHPCHAQWFLFWVFASYLNEKFSDTERAYVHSFYSNFPEQCIKGKGKNCFLEFSKIYPVSYKKLLKRWRYDDDYI; encoded by the exons ATGGGTAACCAAGTAGCATCGAAAgtgttttacaaaaataatgatacgaaaaaaaatgttgcggACGAGATAAAGCATTACGAAGACGAAAacaagaaaagggaaaatggcCGGTTCCCGCCCGGCGGACTgtcaaaaggggagaagtggcaACAGGGAGATGAGCAAGCCAAGCAGAGGTTGCCACAGACAGCTGCGCAAAATAGCTCGGTagaacatttaaaaaataacgaaatagaaaaaataaagcaagaGAATTTTTACATGTTTGATGAAAGCTTGAATTCAAATGACGTTAAACATCCATGCCACGCGCAgtggtttttattttgggtATTCGCATCTTATTTAAACGAAAAATTCTCGGACACTGAGCGGGCATATGTTCATTCGTTTTATTCGAATTTCCCTGAGCAGTGtataaaaggaaaggggaaaaactgTTTCCttgaattttccaaaatatacCCCGTCAG TTACAAGAAGTTGTTAAAAAGGTGGAGGTACGATGATGATTATATTTAG
- a CDS encoding hypothetical protein (putative) produces MLLVNASARIRYAVNLTLFFFFTKIIICILCKHNTTLRSSNLFRHKSKKIFQVDLARAEKKLPKCATFIHFNSPYKKIDAIEKEHKLNDDLRNIILLFGRIAEPYYPKTAEQFNFYKEPYSKYIHTGENPSCTKWKHIFKDHKKINKDIFHEKICQLKFKWPINEDENIAENNFYNFVIEKCLNNINIVKNNIHHLKLLLTKAIESKKESAGRGGKQGTPAEEQRRLFLHNLYDELEKEFFGENEEAERGERRNAGQQGDPLERDRRRRQILEKLENLHLNDIFKQHNRSYTRLLVNEIFNKEYPSKKTTDLFLHLLFQSNVEEFSYEHFLTSLNRLGKKIELFTCNYNPNIHFDHFFFLMKNEFKKNSIHLKKKKACAPKIAKAKRDYTNDPRKSLTAQRNKTRLIQHRHNSVAESGKKKRKQNSLIIQHDAINNQYNGTQCNVKNEDQLHQLEGLDTRQANFIIPPTLNTEENPKDGKKMHTDGMRTNSQTVGTNLKSTVIRLFNYIVNSIKKMASNGALQI; encoded by the exons ATGCTTTTAGTAAACGCAAGTGCCAGGATCAGATATGCTGTGAATCTCACcctattctttttctttacaaaaataataatttgcaTTTTATGTAAACATAACACTACCCTACGCAGTAGCAACCTTTTCCGTCATAAGAGCAAAAAAATCTTCCAAGTAGACCTTGCCCGAGCTGAGAAAAAACTTCCCAAGTGTGCAACCTTTATCCATTTTAACAGTCCATACAAAAAGATAGATGCTATAGAAAAAGAACATAAACTCAATGATGACTTGAGGAACATCATCCTTCTGTTTGGGAGAATTGCCGAACCGTATTACCCCAAGACAGCTGAGcagtttaatttttacaaagaacCCTACAGTAAATATATCCATACAGGGGAAAATCCAagttgcacaaaatggaaacacatttttaaggatcacaaaaaaattaataaagatattttccatgaaaaaatttgccaaCTCAAATTTAAATGGCCAATTAATGAAGATGAAAATATtgcagaaaataatttctacaATTTTGTCATAGAAAAATGCCTTAACAACATCaacattgtaaaaaataatatccaCCATTTGAAGCTTCTTCTCACCAAAGCCATAGAAAGTAAGAAGGAATCTGCAGGGAGAGGTGGCAAACAGGGTACCCCAGCAGAGGAACAAAGGAGACTCTTCCTCCATAATTTGTACGACGAACTGGAGAAAGAATTCTTCggcgaaaatgaagaagccgAGCGGGGAGAACGGCGGAATGCGGGACAGCAAGGGGACCCCCTCGAAAGAGACAGGCGTAGGAGGCAAATCctggaaaaattggaaaactTGCATCTAAACGATATTTTTAAGCAACACAACAGATCCTACACAAGACTGCTAGTTaacgaaatttttaacaaagaATATCCATCCAAAAAAACGACAGATTTATTCCTTCATTTACTTTTCCAATCAAATGTAGAAGAATTTTCGTATGAACATTTTCTAACCTCCCTGAACAGGctaggcaaaaaaattgaactcTTCACCTGCAACTACAATCCCAACATTCACTttgatcactttttttttctcatgaaaaatgaatttaaaaaaaactccattcacttgaaaaaaaaaaaagcgtgtgctccaaaaattgcaaaagcGAAAAGGGATTATACCAACGACCCAAGGAAAAGCCTAACTGCGCAAAGAAACAAAACGAGACTTATCCAACACAGACATAACAGTGTAGCagaaagtgggaaaaaaaaaaggaaacaaaattcGCTTATCATACAGCATGATGCCATCAACAACCAGTATAATGGCACACAGTGTAAtgtcaaaaatgaagaccaGTTGCACCAACTCGAAGGTTTGGATACTCGACAGgcaaattttataattccTCCCACTTTGAACACTGAAGAAAATCCAAAggatggtaaaaaaatgcacaccgATGGCATGCGGACCAATTCCCAAACCGTGGGTACCAACCTCAAGAGTACAGTTATTCGTCTATTTAACTACATCGTCAacagcataaaaaaaatggcttctAATGG tgctCTGCAAATTTGA
- a CDS encoding hypothetical protein (putative), with protein sequence MLGKFISETYNKVKSKADEVRLHVSVQAIKAKEVFGLVKPTTVEQLEVLLNYELQQIDTAEALIGTYKKWIYNLSQSEKSDSISNEEQKDNTFQVKRRSELTLSNSNITSACNSDIIDAYDSYCNSEDEPAKRETNLDVQDQNSAGIATTVKLNDIIDAEPKLHVKLGSQESLPNVKSNTAHETISTDKNKTNTAHETINTGKNKANSTSKYEPSQNTNKEQLDSYIYDDHYGYNFKEFFLKSNILEKSISLILEKREIRLSLVGPIEKDDLENPRTTILTMFSHCLIGNQKLHKDILFIILTTDKLFENHKELFLELLAVLKYDYLDVYLMNIRKIISAEVLSLKSKIQMYDSQLINVSKLSSVDILSPRTSISSIDLDKEEGQSQQYTSRHMEKRDIEVPPPAFSFESLDSQPINARVHDGAEQLPHETQSLATANRTNSANQTNEENTLETEGAWENDTPRTELYKEDNKTESPTDEKEIIESNKMQQIKILASAKLIELHKMLQRILQVATENRQKRKIEIKIKLEELKKIMEVCKKDCEITLNDTEDSKVHIENVYVKELDLRTNSINQTQEQVDQIKKHIEELLKKKSNLFNEYQIVCNEINIMNKQLSSVLSNLTNYKKELNQAEVEYLNKLSNTNKAKHMHQERKLYISNLDNISDEILREYENSTYISTDELVSKRMKMKKPLNKVITNHLTYLKDKLCLLNTLLKFYVQRVKFLLGQPHTEEGAAQGDHTDECIPAEGCDMGDTLSHSARDTESNAVGDDNPNSFASSNHQEQAKKLKLIKYKKCYFKIIEQISKVWVAIQEFYDLNKENIDDAEADCPADAVYQQINDLYNYSKRFIMENSPIITSIS encoded by the exons atgctggGCAAATTCATCTCCGAAACGTACAACAAAGTGAAGAGCAAAGCAGATGAAGTGAGATTACACGTAAGCGTTCAGGCAATAAAGGCCAAGGAAGTCTTCGGACTGGTCAAACCAACAACTGTGGAGCAACTGGAGGTTTTACTAAACTATGAGTTGCAGCAAATAGACACAGCAGAAGCATTAATaggaacatataaaaaatggatatacAATTTATCTCAATCGGAAAAAAGTGACTCTATAAG CAACGAAGAACAGAAAGATAACACCTTCCaagtgaaaagaagaagcgaacTTACCCTATCAAATAGTAACATCACTAGTGCGTGTAACAGTGACATTATCGATGCGTATGACTCCTACTGCAATAGCGAGGATGAACCTGCAAAGAGGGAGACAAATCTGGATGTACAGGATCAAAATAGTGCAGGAATAGCAACTACAGTTAAGTTAAACGATATCATTGATGCGGAGCCGAAGCTCCACGTAAAGTTAGGAAGCCAGGAAAGTCTGCCAAATGTTAAAAGCAACACTGCACACGAAACGATCAGCACGGACAAGAATAAAACCAACACAGCACACGAAACGATCAACACGGGCAAGAATAAAGCCAACTCGACAAGCAAGTACGAACCTAGCCAAAATACAAACAAAGAACAGCTAGATAGCTACATCTATGATGATCACTACGGatacaattttaaagaattttttttaaagagtaACATACTGGAAAAATCTATAAGCcttattttagaaaaaagagaaattagATTATCGCTAGTTGGACCCATAGAAAAAGACGACCTAGAAAATCCAAGAACCACCATTCTTACCATGTTCAGTCACTGCCTAATTGGAAATCAAAAGCTCCATAAAGATATCCTCTTCATTATATTAACAACGGATAAGCTATTTGAAAATCACAAAGAATTATTTCTAGAACTATTAGCTGTTCTCAAGTATGACTACTTAGATGTGTACTTGATGAACATCAGAAAAATCATATCAGCTGAGGTTCTTTCTCTAAAAAGTAAAATCCAGATGTACGACTCGCAACTCATCAATGTGAGTAAGCTTTCCTCCGTCGACATCCTCAGCCCGAGGACCAGCATCTCCTCCATCGACTTGGACAAGGAGGAGGGACAATCCCAGCAGTATACATCACGCCACATGGAGAAGCGAGACATCGAGGTGCCACCCCCTGCATTCAGTTTCGAAAGTTTGGACAGCCAACCGATTAATGCACGTGTACACGACGGTGCTGAGCAGTTGCCTCACGAAACACAATCACTCGCGACAGCGAACAGAACAAATTCAGCTAACCAAACGAATGAGGAAAATACATTAGAAACAGAAGGCGCGTGGGAAAATGACACCCCACGAACGGAGCTTTACAAAGAAGACAACAAAACAGAGTCCCCTACagacgaaaaagaaattatagaATCGAACAAAATGCagcagataaaaatattggccTCAGCTAAACTGATAGAATTACATAAAATGTTACAGAGGATACTCCAAGTAGCCACGGAAAATAgacaaaagaggaaaatagAAATCAAAATAAAGTTAGAAGAactgaagaaaattatggAGGTCTGCAAAAAGGATTGCGAAATAACGCTGAACGATACGGAAGATTCAAAAGTACACATAGAAAATGTATACGTAAAGGAGCTAGACCTAAGAACGAACAGTATCAACCAAACACAAGAACAAGTAGATCAAATCAAGAAGCACATAGAAGAactattaaaaaagaaaagcaaccTATTCAATGAATATCAAATTGTATGCAATGAAATAAACATAATGAACAAACAACTATCCTCAGTCTTATCCAACTTAacaaattacaaaaaggaattaaatcAAGCAGAAGtggaatatttaaataaactCTCAAACACAAATAAAGCCAAACATATGCATCAGGAGAGGAAGTTATATATATCCAACTTGGATAACATCTCGGATGAAATTCTAAGAGAGTATGAAAATTCGACCTACATAAGTACAGATGAATTGGTGtccaaaaggatgaaaatgaagaagccgCTAAACAAAGTTATTACTAACCATTTAACTTACCTGAAAGATAAACTTTGCTTACTAaatacattattaaaattttatgtgcAGCGGGTGAAGTTCCTCCTGGGGCAACCACACACCGAGGAAGGAGCAGCGCAGGGGGACCATACCGATGAGTGCATTCCTGCGGAAGGGTGCGACATGGGGGATACGCTCAGCCACTCCGCGAGAGATACGGAAAGCAACGCCGTGGGAGACGACAACCCCAACTCCTTTGCCTCCTCAAACCATCAAGAGCAGGCCAAAAAGCTAAAACTGAtcaagtataaaaaatgctactTCAAAATTATCGAGCAAATAAGCAAAGTCTGGGTTGCTATACAAGAATTTTACGATCTCAATAAAGAGAACATAGACGATGCTGAAGCCGACTGCCCTGCCGATGCCGTATATCAGCAGATTAACGACCTGTACAATTACAGCAAGCGGTTTATCATGGAAAATAGCCCCATCATTACGTCAATCTCATGA
- a CDS encoding DnaJ protein (putative) has translation MKNNNKATENYYLKEPPCDHGNNALNKCSSYFDISQIKQLYAPQSVNGYEQIFSPPRKAKKAGRKSKKEISNTKGAIPSFHSGNDKTNKINKMNRMNQYKNDMKNQVPVGIGERKKMKFNAPNEDPHFFYSNSFDQTPRKQFSFNHEDPQNDESPNVCNPSGSVRKGVNKTANSRNGSLNKYDFIRFVCSPTKKSADNRSAKCDSEMCSPPKNGTTGNGTTGNDASKNDRKSDPKNDASKNDPKSDPKNDRKKGGNCGEHTATSMGSTNDPKRVVNNYPQWDNIFDPKRDPQNALKTNQNFNPQNDLKKGANYGEHIATSSNIKNAPQRAVNNYTKWDKFFDPRRDPQNASNEQKFDPQYDLKGGKKYAQNVTQNNDAKIDTKCSTFGVTKSYSQNDPKWDPKNDPKTDPQNESVFDPKGGAKCVELVGTNGTTSDDIGEDSKSAIKNFPKNDPQSGIKNFPKNDLQSGIKNSPKNYPQSGINNYPQSGANSCPPNDQYDGTNQSSASEQESTPKNGAQNNGLIDLDSHDSIDRLSRNFFINNKKIFITHFRKGKEAHIKRASSHAHSSGGNAPLRYDAPEGGRNKGKNEHNKWSENAEEVTPGGETLHWGLFAKVNSPHCEDYAQSGEEIFGVQNCRVQNCIGAGENKAERDDCNEDDEDHNDDTRYSDEEPADGSNFLQDMNSFVRKNCSATKSLYSHLDVPYNGSKEEIKKSYKEKIKVHHPDKGGSINKFLQLKLSYDILTNDKKRKMYDKYGHSILELLVSEKFQNYEISSSDEENSENEIDEENVKMYDLFVQKYNNTSYLHNLHDLKMDSNQYNEFQKLIFHFFHHENPMFKNTFHLFPAYSPFVPPYRKKKTDKRKIDKIKAVEKAAVEKEAVEKGVAEKEAAEKEEAEKKADKKRIPHLGLSSSMENSPDCFIRTKELLSSGGSSTSRNESPSNYSATKESSIYDVLSIEHVTNLFNELDDDFKCFYKKCIVHKIEESELANNSKYAKKGVTKIVNPGDDHHLEGNTNSDDASTPVKEHTHHPFEQSPYDEDVATPLAQCELSQEKHISNRCSRNETAYPFRDIQTSPIAYKIINENNERHIADFYRWFELFFNHHQGAQEAAKEAAKEAAKEATKEATNEAANEVANHATQRDHRICSGMPPNSQSQASTPTTVAPPRPQEETHSAQTNETDAEINSEPFKTFQYCAEKFSAFGQMLRSSSDTPNAQVNGDAPNGGTPAKFAHDNSGKTQHPDGGKTQHRDGGKNQHRDGGKNQHLEGGGTAHFHTHPNATPTRANTTPRRSEKKGDKPNRSREKNAHKITPLRSVSTKVEDNNLALNIEEKYGFNLLKKSEQKIKDITHDFNYIYIGSNMMKKNKFVLFVKEESIKKFLKVKLLIEKIKKKSNLKLISVFEKEIEKNIKHMEYILLLTTHKDEFLPLNDFYLLDRNIFPRDHYCIPIYKKKNSISRPTHFHIRWIVYTIQSLIFFNFFFKKVNKYMCAFPFLITSIIYSNIFWTMKKRPIVSPII, from the exons AtgaaaaacaacaacaagGCCACGGAAAACTATTACCTTAAGGAGCCCCCTTGTGACCATGGCAACAATGCGCTAAACAAGTGCTCAAGCTACTTCGACATAAGTCAAATTAAACAGTTATACGCCCCCCAAAGTGTCAATGggtatgaacaaattttttccccccctcgtAAAGCCAAGAAggcaggaagaaaaagtaaaaaagaaatatccAACACAAAAGGTGCCATCCCTTCATTCCACAGTGGTAACgacaaaacgaacaaaataaacaaaatgaatcgaatga ACCAGTACAAAAATGACATGAAAAACCAAGTGCCTGTAGGAATAggcgaaaggaaaaaaatgaaatttaatGCGCCGAATGAAGAtccccactttttttacagcAATTCCTTTGACCAAACGCCCAGAAAACAGTTCTCATTTAACCATGAGGACCCACAAAATGACGAATCCCCAAACGTCTGTAATCCAAGCGGCAGTGTTAGAAAAGGTGTTAACAAAACGGCGAATAGCAGAAACGGTTCATTAAACAAATACGATTTTATTAGATTTGTTTGTTCTCCGACCAAAAAAAGTGCTGATAATAGAAGCGCAAAGTGTGATAGTGAAATGTGCAGCCCGCCGAAAAATGGCACCACTGGAAATGGCACCACCGGAAATGACGCTTCCAAAAATGACCGCAAAAGTGACCCCAAAAATGACGCTTCCAAAAATGACCCCAAAAGTGACCCCAAAAATGACCGCAAAAAGGGCGGAAACTGCGGCGAACACACTGCCACTAGCATGGGCTCAACGAATGACCCCAAAAGAGTCGTAAACAATTACCCCCAATGGGACAATATTTTTGATCCGAAAAGGGACCCACAGAATGCCCTCAAAACCAACCAAAATTTTAACCCCCAAAATGAtctcaaaaaaggagcaaactATGGCGAACACATTGCCACGAGTAGTAACATAAAGAATGCCCCCCAAAGAGCCGTAAACAACTACACCAAATGGGACAAATTTTTTGACCCAAGAAGGGACCCGCAGAATGCctcaaacgaacaaaaatttgaCCCCCAATATGACCtcaaagggggcaaaaaatatgcccaAAATGTTACCCAGAACAATGACGCAAAGATTGACACAAAGTGTTCCACTTTTGGTGTCACAAAGAGTTACTCGCAAAATGACCCAAAATGGGATCCCAAAAATGACCCAAAAACGGACCCACAAAATGAGTCAGTTTTTGATCCCAAAGGGGGTGCAAAGTGTGTCGAACTCGTTGGCACAAACGGGACCACTAGCGATGACATAGGGGAAGACTCCAAAAGtgccataaaaaatttcccaaaaAATGACCCCCAAAgtggcataaaaaatttcccaaaaAATGACCTCCAAAGtggcataaaaaattccCCAAAAAATTACCCACAAAGTGGCATAAATAACTACCCCCAAAGTGGCGCAAACAGTTGCCCCCCAAATGACCAGTACGATGGCACAAACCAAAGCAGCGCAAGTGAGCAAGAGAGCACCCCCAAGAACGGGGCACAGAACAACGGACTGATCGACCTGGATAGCCACGATTCCATCGACCGACTTAGTAGAAACTTTTTCATAAACAACAAAAAGATCTTCATTACGCACtttcgaaaaggaaaggaggcACATATTAAACGTGCCAGCAGTCATGCACATAGCAGTGGTGGGAACGCTCCTCTCCGTTACGATGCACcagaggggggaagaaacaagggaaaaaatgaacacaacAAATGGAGCGAAAATGCTGAAGAGGTAACCCCAGGTGGTGAAACTTTGCACTGGggcctttttgcaaaagtgaaTTCCCCGCATTGTGAAGATTATGCTCAGAGCGGGGAGGAAATTTTCGGAGTGCAAAACTGCAGGGTGCAAAACTGCATTGGCGCAGGGGAAAACAAAGCCGAACGTGACGATTGCAACGAAGATGACGAGGACCATAATGACGACACACGCTACTCCGACGAAGAGCCAGCTGACGGTAGCAACTTCCTTCAAGACATGAACTCCTTCGTGCGCAAAAACTGCAGCGCGACAAAATCGCTGTACAGCCACCTGGACGTCCCGTACAACGGCAgcaaggaagaaattaaaaagtcgtacaaggaaaaaataaaggtgcATCACCCAGATAAAGGAGGAAGCATAAACAAGTTTCTTCAACTGAAGCTCTCTTATGATATCCTAACAAAcgataaaaagagaaaaatgtatGACAAATATGGACACAGCATATTAGAATTATTAGTGAgcgaaaaatttcaaaattatgaGATATCCTCAtcggatgaagaaaatagtGAAAACGAAATTGATGAGGAGAACGTAAAGATGTATGACTTGTTTGTCCAAAAGTACAACAACACATCGTACTTACACAACTTACacgatttaaaaatggatagcAATCAGTACAACGAATTTcagaaattaattttccatttttttcatcatgaaaaTCCCATGTTTAAGAACACCTTCCATTTATTCCCAGCTTATTCTCCGTTTGTCCCTCcgtataggaaaaaaaaaacagacaaacggaaaatagataaaataaaggcaGTTGAAAAAGCGGCAGTTGAAAAAGAGGCAGTTGAAAAAGGGGTAGCTGAAAAAGAGGCCGctgaaaaagaggaagctgaaaaaaaggcagataaaaaaagaattccccatttgggattATCAAGCAGCATGGAGAACTCCCCTGACTGTTTTATCCGAACGAAGGAGCTGCTCAGTTCCGGAGGCAGTTCCACATCTCGAAATGAGTCCCCTTCAAATTACAGCGCAACAAAGGAATCCTCAATTTACGATGTACTAAGCATAGAGCATGTCACTAATCTGTTTAACGAGCTCGACGATGACTTTAAAtgcttttacaaaaaatgcatcGTGCACAAAATAGAGGAATCAGAATTGGCTAACAACTCCAAGTAtgccaaaaaaggagtgaCAAAAATCGTAAACCCAGGGGATGATCATCACTTGGAGGGGAACACCAACAGTGATGATGCCTCCACCCCCGTGAAGGAACATACACACCACCCCTTCGAACAGTCTCCCTACGATGAAGATGTCGCCACTCCCCTAGCGCAGTGCGAACTCTCCCAGGAAAAACACATCTCCAACCGTTGCAGCCGAAACGAAACCGCCTACCCCTTCCGGGATATTCAGACCTCCCCAATTGcgtacaaaattataaacgaAAATAACGAGAGGCACATAGCCGACTTTTACAGGTggtttgaattatttttcaatcACCACCAGGGTGCGCAAGAAGCGGCGAAAGAAGCGGCGAAAGAAGCGGCGAAAGAAGCGACGAAAGAAGCGACCAATGAAGCTGCGAATGAAGTAGCTAACCACGCAACCCAAAGGGATCACCGCATTTGTAGTGGCATGCCCCCCAACTCGCAAAGCCAAGCGTCCACACCCACCACCGTTGCTCCCCCGAGGCCACAAGAAGAAACACATTCAGCACAAACTAACGAAACGGACGCAGAAATCAATTCGGAGCCATTTAAAACGTTTCAATACTGTGCCGAGAAATTCAGCGCCTTTGGGCAGATGCTGCGTAGCAGTAGTGACACCCCGAATGCGCAAGTAAATGGGGATGCCCCAAACGGGGGAACCCCTGCTAAATTTGCACATGATAACAGCGGCAAAACTCAGCATCCAGACGGCGGAAAAACCCAACATCGAGACGGCGGCAAAAACCAACATCGAGACGGCGGCAAAAATCAACATCTCGAGGGAGGCGGAACCGCCCACTTCCACACACACCCAAACGCAACGCCAACCCGCGCAAACACCACTCCgcggagaagcgaaaaaaaaggggacaagcCTAATAGATcgcgagaaaaaaacgcacacaaAATAACCCCCTTGCGTAGCGTTAGCACCAAAGTGGAAGATAATAACCTGGCACTAAatattgaagaaaaatatggcTTCAATTTgctgaaaaaaagtgaacaaaaaattaaagacaTAACACACGattttaattacatatatataggaAGTAacatgatgaagaaaaacaaatttgtccttttcgtaaaagaagaaagtataaaaaaatttttaaaagtgaaaCTGCTcatcgaaaaaattaaaaaaaagtcaaactTGAAACTTATATCCGTattcgaaaaggaaatagaaaaaaacataaaacacATGGAATACATTTTACTGCTCACAACACACAAGGATGAATTCCTTCCGCTCAACGATTTTTATCTACTtgacagaaatatttttccaagaGACCATTATTGTATAcccatatataaaaaaaaaaacagcataAGCAGACCAACTCATTTTCACATCAGGTGGATTGTATACACCATACAGTCGctcatcttttttaatttcttttttaaaaaagtgaataagTATATGTgtgcctttccctttttaattacaaGTATAATTTACTCAAACATTTTTTGGACCATGAAGAAAAGGCCAATAGTATCCCccatcatataa